One genomic segment of Candidatus Micrarchaeia archaeon includes these proteins:
- a CDS encoding NAD(P)-binding protein, which translates to MKIRIAGAGPAGSVAALSASMKGHSVEVFEEHGSAGYPQHCSGLVSREGLESLSDMLDYKPFAVNHISTALFDFAGEEFEIRRKSAAAIVINRAEFDSALASEAESEGVRFMYSRTFSPERDSAGVDAIIGADGALSRTALHFGFPKIRTFAFTLKAVAKMRCEEASKVTLFYDNRLFPGFFGWLIPHGENEAEIGAGTTEPACLRGAWEAIVKKTGAPGPGKPAGKIIPLERRARIAGAFGGANVLLAGDAAGQVKSSSGGGVVFGSAGARLAGALAGNPAMYEKIFAEQNSADMAAHAFLRSFFAAQPGISLRMMSRISNFIGLNRLFASRGSMDRPTRVFSGGRD; encoded by the coding sequence ATGAAAATCAGGATAGCCGGAGCCGGTCCGGCGGGAAGCGTTGCCGCACTTTCAGCCTCTATGAAAGGCCATTCCGTGGAAGTGTTCGAGGAGCACGGCTCAGCGGGCTATCCGCAGCACTGCTCGGGGCTCGTGTCCAGGGAAGGGCTTGAATCCCTTTCGGACATGTTGGATTACAAACCCTTCGCAGTGAATCATATAAGCACCGCGCTCTTCGATTTCGCAGGGGAGGAATTCGAGATACGGAGGAAATCAGCGGCCGCGATTGTCATAAACCGCGCCGAATTCGACAGCGCGCTCGCCTCAGAGGCGGAAAGCGAAGGCGTCCGGTTCATGTATTCGAGAACCTTCTCCCCGGAAAGGGACTCGGCAGGCGTCGATGCGATAATAGGTGCGGACGGAGCGCTCTCGCGCACCGCGCTGCACTTCGGGTTCCCGAAAATCCGGACATTCGCATTCACGCTCAAGGCCGTTGCGAAAATGAGGTGCGAGGAAGCTTCGAAAGTAACGCTTTTTTACGACAACCGCCTTTTTCCCGGATTTTTCGGATGGCTAATTCCGCACGGCGAAAACGAGGCAGAGATAGGGGCGGGCACCACAGAGCCGGCATGCCTCAGGGGCGCGTGGGAAGCGATAGTGAAAAAGACCGGCGCGCCCGGCCCCGGGAAGCCGGCAGGGAAAATAATCCCGCTCGAACGCAGGGCCCGCATCGCAGGGGCGTTCGGAGGCGCGAACGTGCTGCTCGCAGGGGACGCCGCAGGGCAGGTCAAATCCTCATCTGGCGGCGGCGTGGTTTTCGGTTCTGCCGGGGCAAGGCTCGCCGGCGCGCTTGCAGGCAACCCGGCAATGTACGAGAAAATTTTCGCTGAGCAGAACAGCGCAGACATGGCGGCACACGCTTTCCTCAGGTCCTTCTTCGCGGCCCAGCCCGGAATTTCCCTGCGCATGATGTCCAGAATCTCGAATTTCATCGGCCTGAACCGGCTCTTCGCGTCGCGCGGGAGCATGGACCGGCCCACCCGCGTCTTCTCGGGCGGCAGGGATTAA
- a CDS encoding DUF460 domain-containing protein, producing MHLIIGVDPGIKTAFAALDLRGNLVASGTMKEADADRIVEEVSRLGVPSLVASDVNPAPAFVQKIAARFNVRTFTPQRSMLEEEKREIAPSAQNLHERDATAAAVKCYRAYANRLRQIELLETAHDRDTLKHLVIQGFSLNNAMLRLERKPERRHAHQNPREAKKDKENGEINRLAEENVNLRKALDAHEKRIAGLEEELRKTRSQRHFDMMKDREVKILRSELRSMGWKLAKFRKRLSGP from the coding sequence ATACATCTCATCATAGGCGTGGACCCTGGCATAAAGACCGCGTTCGCTGCGCTGGATTTGCGCGGAAACCTGGTTGCGAGCGGGACCATGAAGGAAGCGGATGCAGACCGCATAGTCGAGGAAGTGAGCAGGCTGGGCGTGCCGAGCCTGGTCGCCAGCGACGTGAACCCGGCACCCGCTTTCGTGCAGAAAATAGCCGCGCGGTTCAACGTCCGCACTTTCACGCCCCAGAGGAGCATGCTGGAGGAGGAGAAGAGGGAAATCGCTCCGTCAGCACAAAACCTGCACGAGCGGGACGCAACCGCAGCGGCGGTCAAATGCTACCGCGCGTACGCGAACCGGCTGAGGCAGATAGAGCTCCTGGAAACAGCGCACGACAGGGATACGCTAAAGCACCTGGTGATACAGGGCTTTTCGCTCAACAACGCCATGCTGCGCCTCGAGCGCAAACCTGAAAGGAGGCATGCGCACCAGAATCCTCGGGAGGCGAAAAAGGATAAGGAAAACGGGGAGATAAACCGCCTTGCAGAGGAGAACGTGAACCTGCGCAAGGCGCTCGACGCGCATGAAAAGAGAATCGCCGGGCTGGAAGAAGAACTCAGGAAAACCAGGAGCCAGCGCCACTTTGATATGATGAAGGACAGGGAAGTGAAAATACTGAGAAGCGAACTGCGCAGCATGGGCTGGAAGCTCGCGAAATTCAGGAAACGGTTATCTGGACCTTAG
- the glmU gene encoding bifunctional sugar-1-phosphate nucleotidylyltransferase/acetyltransferase, producing the protein MKAIILAGGEGKRMHPLTYTRPKAMVYAAGRPLLWHVLMEVKKAGISEALIVVKYRKEMIMDYFGRNDPGMKLEFVEQGEQYGTGAALLSAKGKEADSDRFLVVAGDIVTESAVMKSVMEVHDKWITVAAKRVERPERYGVLQVKNGLVDSIEEKSDNPKGNLVNTSVYVMDRDVFNGLEKITPSLRGEYEITDALVGAKCVEVQGFWMDVAYPWELFEAQDYLLSKMEAKAGKVENCTVKGKLIMEEGAELTDSYIDNGMHYIGSGTRIGPHSYLRGNNSIGQNCEIGESTTIKNSVLFDGVKAKHLAYIGDSVIGENVNFGSGTQTANYRFDEGNVSVITDAGGVDTGRKKMGCVVGDNVKFGVLSCVMPGKTIGNDCWIGSGVNVDENMGIGRHVFLKQEKTI; encoded by the coding sequence ATGAAAGCGATAATTCTTGCAGGAGGGGAAGGGAAGCGGATGCATCCGCTCACCTACACGCGGCCAAAGGCCATGGTTTATGCAGCCGGAAGGCCGCTCCTGTGGCACGTGCTCATGGAAGTGAAAAAAGCCGGAATTTCCGAAGCGCTCATAGTGGTGAAATACCGGAAGGAGATGATAATGGATTATTTCGGGCGGAACGACCCCGGCATGAAACTGGAGTTCGTGGAGCAGGGCGAGCAGTACGGCACCGGGGCTGCCCTGCTTTCCGCCAAGGGAAAGGAAGCGGATTCGGACCGGTTCCTGGTGGTTGCAGGGGACATCGTCACCGAATCCGCAGTGATGAAAAGCGTGATGGAAGTCCACGACAAATGGATAACCGTGGCTGCGAAAAGGGTGGAGAGACCAGAGCGCTACGGGGTCCTGCAGGTGAAGAACGGGCTCGTGGACTCTATAGAAGAGAAATCAGACAACCCGAAGGGCAACCTGGTGAACACTTCGGTTTACGTGATGGACCGCGACGTGTTCAACGGGCTGGAGAAGATAACCCCGAGCTTGCGCGGAGAATACGAGATTACGGACGCGCTCGTTGGCGCGAAATGCGTGGAAGTGCAGGGCTTCTGGATGGACGTCGCGTACCCCTGGGAGCTGTTCGAGGCCCAGGATTACCTGCTCTCGAAGATGGAGGCGAAAGCAGGCAAGGTCGAGAACTGCACGGTGAAAGGCAAATTGATAATGGAGGAGGGCGCCGAACTAACGGACAGCTACATTGACAACGGGATGCACTACATCGGCTCCGGGACCAGGATAGGGCCCCACTCCTACCTGCGCGGAAACAATTCCATAGGCCAGAATTGCGAGATAGGCGAGAGCACCACGATCAAGAACAGCGTGCTCTTCGACGGGGTGAAGGCCAAGCACCTCGCGTACATAGGGGACAGCGTGATAGGGGAGAACGTGAATTTCGGCTCAGGAACCCAGACGGCCAATTACAGGTTCGACGAAGGCAACGTTAGTGTCATCACCGATGCAGGCGGAGTGGACACCGGAAGGAAGAAGATGGGCTGCGTTGTAGGCGACAACGTCAAGTTCGGGGTGCTCAGCTGCGTGATGCCTGGAAAAACAATAGGAAACGACTGCTGGATAGGCTCCGGAGTGAACGTGGATGAAAATATGGGCATAGGCAGGCACGTCTTCCTGAAGCAGGAAAAGACCATTTAG
- a CDS encoding phosphoglucosamine mutase (catalyzes the interconversion of alpha-D-mannose 1-phosphate to alpha-D-mannose 6-phosphate and alpha-D-glucose 1-phosphate to alpha-D-glucose 6-phosphate) produces MLFGTSGIRDHYGTIITPHLAMGIASSFASAKGEVAVASDLRETSELLRHAAISGIVSRGANAIDLGCVPTPTLAFFTQARKIPGMMITASHNPSEYNGLKLYRDGHEISKNEEEEVEKKYGNGMELAKWDEVGKVRECDGAIREHIELVKGMVDAERIKKAKIKVVLDCNGVGSAIAPRLLSELGCTVISMNSAGLGFYRPSEPNAENLSELGKMVRACGAQIGIGHDGDADRAIILDENGEMLGLDAQFAMAIEHELVRHKGVVVNTVEASLLVKETIEKNGGKSVQVAVGSTNVSVEMEKQKAVFGGEPAGEYVFRGGVNTPDGMMAAAKFLEIFSEQGSLAKLKKKYKTYPIVREKFKCADRKAAMEKIMKGLSLGGKRNTIDGLREDFDDGFVLVRPSGTEHIIRLTAEFSERKRLEEMAAKARDAIKGAIGS; encoded by the coding sequence ATGCTCTTCGGCACATCAGGCATAAGGGACCATTACGGGACGATAATAACCCCTCATCTCGCGATGGGGATAGCTAGTTCTTTCGCTTCCGCCAAAGGCGAGGTCGCGGTCGCCTCTGATTTGAGGGAGACCAGCGAACTGCTGAGGCACGCGGCGATAAGCGGAATAGTTTCCAGGGGCGCAAACGCTATTGATTTGGGATGCGTTCCGACCCCCACTCTTGCGTTTTTCACGCAAGCCAGGAAAATTCCTGGGATGATGATAACGGCGAGCCACAATCCGAGCGAATATAACGGATTGAAATTGTACCGGGATGGCCACGAGATTTCCAAAAACGAGGAAGAGGAAGTGGAGAAAAAATACGGAAATGGGATGGAGCTCGCGAAATGGGACGAAGTCGGAAAGGTAAGGGAATGCGATGGCGCGATACGCGAACATATTGAGCTTGTAAAAGGAATGGTGGACGCGGAGAGGATAAAAAAGGCGAAAATAAAGGTCGTGCTGGACTGCAACGGAGTGGGGAGCGCGATTGCGCCGCGCCTGCTTTCGGAACTCGGGTGCACAGTAATCAGCATGAACTCCGCAGGCCTGGGCTTTTACCGGCCTTCCGAGCCGAACGCCGAGAACCTTTCCGAACTCGGGAAGATGGTGAGGGCGTGCGGGGCGCAGATTGGGATAGGGCACGACGGGGACGCGGACAGGGCCATAATTCTGGACGAGAACGGGGAAATGCTCGGGCTGGACGCGCAGTTCGCTATGGCGATAGAGCACGAACTCGTGCGCCACAAGGGCGTTGTGGTCAACACCGTGGAAGCATCTCTTCTCGTGAAGGAAACTATTGAAAAAAACGGGGGGAAGAGCGTGCAGGTCGCCGTGGGAAGCACCAACGTGAGCGTGGAGATGGAAAAACAAAAAGCTGTTTTCGGCGGAGAGCCTGCCGGCGAGTACGTATTCAGGGGCGGAGTGAACACTCCGGACGGGATGATGGCGGCCGCTAAATTCCTTGAAATTTTCTCCGAGCAGGGGAGCCTCGCGAAGCTGAAGAAAAAATACAAAACATACCCTATTGTGCGCGAGAAATTCAAGTGCGCTGACCGGAAGGCGGCGATGGAAAAAATAATGAAGGGCCTTTCGCTGGGCGGGAAACGGAATACGATTGACGGCTTGCGTGAGGATTTTGACGATGGGTTTGTCCTGGTGCGGCCCAGCGGCACAGAGCACATCATACGCCTTACTGCGGAGTTCTCGGAAAGGAAAAGGCTGGAGGAGATGGCTGCAAAGGCCAGGGATGCGATAAAGGGGGCCATAGGTTCCTGA
- a CDS encoding DNA-directed RNA polymerase, which translates to MYHLMSVEEKIRIPASMLAMDITDATKKVLRENYERRIFKGVGLVLSVDDVEIIGNGVVVPGDQHIYYNAKFNALVFNTAVNEVFEAEVKEIVEFGAFATVGPLDGLLHVSQVAGEKFYYDKKTKTLSSRGKKSIKKGDTLLLKISTLSMKSSSSDTKIGLTMRSDGLGKLDWMDDEKKKVKKEKKEKQKE; encoded by the coding sequence ATGTACCACTTAATGAGCGTAGAGGAGAAAATCCGCATCCCGGCGAGCATGCTGGCAATGGACATAACCGACGCGACCAAGAAGGTCCTCAGGGAAAACTATGAAAGGAGGATATTCAAGGGAGTCGGTCTGGTGCTCAGCGTGGACGACGTAGAGATAATAGGCAACGGAGTGGTGGTCCCGGGAGACCAGCACATCTACTACAACGCGAAGTTCAACGCGCTCGTTTTCAACACCGCTGTGAACGAAGTGTTCGAGGCTGAAGTGAAGGAGATAGTGGAGTTCGGGGCGTTCGCGACCGTCGGGCCTCTCGACGGCCTGCTCCACGTTTCCCAGGTCGCGGGGGAAAAGTTCTATTACGACAAGAAGACGAAAACGCTTTCCTCAAGGGGGAAGAAGAGCATAAAGAAAGGGGACACGCTTTTGCTCAAGATTTCCACCCTCAGCATGAAATCCTCCTCGAGCGACACGAAAATCGGGCTCACCATGAGGAGCGACGGGCTTGGCAAGCTGGATTGGATGGACGATGAGAAGAAGAAAGTGAAGAAGGAGAAGAAGGAAAAGCAGAAAGAGTGA
- the spt4 gene encoding transcription elongation factor subunit Spt4 yields MHACRNCRMILVEEKTCPNCQGTDLSEKFTGEVIVLDPEKSEIAKLALVTAAGRFALKVK; encoded by the coding sequence ATGCATGCATGCAGGAACTGCAGGATGATTCTGGTGGAGGAAAAGACATGCCCGAACTGCCAGGGCACTGATTTGAGCGAGAAGTTCACGGGGGAAGTGATTGTGCTCGACCCGGAAAAGAGCGAGATCGCGAAGCTCGCGCTTGTCACCGCAGCCGGAAGGTTCGCCCTCAAGGTTAAGTGA
- a CDS encoding DUF1805 domain-containing protein, protein MNRPIELEGKKYTALESELGNLRLIVIKAKRGYIACSYIDKDTAEKVGDIAGFVSGVKCVDDMLKAKLRNTTTWAEDAGLREGMSVKKALEILDTGEI, encoded by the coding sequence ATGAACCGGCCTATCGAACTCGAAGGCAAGAAGTACACTGCCTTGGAGAGCGAACTGGGGAATCTGAGGCTCATCGTGATAAAAGCCAAGCGCGGATACATCGCCTGCAGCTACATAGACAAGGACACTGCGGAAAAGGTCGGCGACATAGCCGGCTTCGTTTCCGGAGTGAAATGCGTTGACGACATGCTGAAGGCGAAGCTCAGGAACACGACCACCTGGGCCGAGGACGCAGGGCTGCGCGAGGGGATGAGCGTGAAAAAAGCGCTTGAAATCCTCGACACCGGAGAAATTTGA
- a CDS encoding HD domain-containing protein, which yields MDDADFIFQLGNLKRTRRSGWLTVGITDCESVAEHSFRAAALAYILARREGLGIGKAREAMALALMHDAHEARIGDLHRLAKKYAKLDGALAIREAMGALGPEFETRDKKIRDIAKDADLLEMYFQAKEYLDEGNPYAEEWLSPKKLKTAAAKKIYRIMVKRDSKRWILGAVEW from the coding sequence ATGGATGACGCTGATTTCATTTTCCAGCTCGGAAACCTCAAGAGGACCAGGAGGAGCGGCTGGCTCACCGTGGGGATAACGGATTGCGAAAGCGTCGCGGAGCACTCGTTCAGGGCCGCGGCGCTCGCGTACATCCTTGCGCGCAGGGAGGGGCTCGGGATTGGGAAGGCAAGGGAAGCGATGGCGCTGGCGTTGATGCACGACGCGCACGAGGCGCGCATCGGCGACCTGCACAGGCTCGCGAAAAAGTACGCGAAGCTGGACGGGGCGCTCGCAATCAGGGAAGCTATGGGGGCGCTCGGGCCTGAGTTCGAAACCAGGGACAAGAAGATACGGGATATTGCTAAGGACGCGGACCTGCTGGAGATGTATTTCCAGGCAAAGGAGTACCTTGACGAGGGGAACCCGTATGCTGAAGAGTGGCTCTCCCCGAAAAAGTTAAAAACCGCGGCGGCAAAGAAAATTTACAGGATTATGGTCAAGCGCGATTCAAAAAGATGGATTCTTGGGGCAGTGGAATGGTAG
- a CDS encoding AAA family ATPase, with translation MNELRERIFRNRSVLSPHYVPEDLPFRNREMEEIRRTVLPATAGQKPKNLFIYGKPGTGKTCSVKRVMEGICKNPGKASLGYINCRIYNSRYRIMQKILKQFVPELEKSGFGLPYLYEKTIEVMGRGVQLVVVLDEVDMVKDLDELVYTLTRSNDEAKGGGITLIGISNKLSFKNELDPRSKSSLYENEMIFAPYTAVQLQQILKQRAELGINPGCFDDSAVNLASAIAAQETGDARYALKLFEKAAEIAEYGNREKITDVEVEGARKKVDIDLAGETINTLPENHQLVLYAIARLTLGGSKYSKLEFENESGFLISGEVYEEYEKVARSAGKRARSSRWYKEYLSDLETLGLVTLTLSGKGMRGHTTLIKLGYDAKDMIGLLGTKLGLGGNDG, from the coding sequence ATGAACGAACTCAGGGAGCGCATATTCAGGAACCGGAGCGTGCTTTCGCCGCACTACGTGCCGGAGGACCTGCCGTTCAGGAACAGGGAGATGGAGGAGATAAGGCGCACCGTGCTCCCCGCAACCGCGGGGCAGAAACCCAAGAACCTTTTCATATACGGGAAGCCCGGGACCGGAAAGACGTGCAGCGTGAAGCGCGTGATGGAAGGGATATGCAAAAACCCCGGGAAGGCCTCGCTGGGCTACATAAACTGCAGGATATACAATTCCAGGTACAGGATAATGCAGAAGATACTCAAGCAATTCGTCCCGGAGCTTGAAAAAAGCGGCTTCGGGCTCCCTTACCTTTACGAAAAGACAATAGAGGTGATGGGCCGCGGAGTACAGCTGGTCGTGGTGCTGGACGAAGTGGACATGGTGAAGGATTTGGATGAGCTGGTGTACACGCTCACGCGCTCCAACGACGAGGCGAAAGGAGGGGGCATAACGCTCATAGGAATCTCGAACAAGCTGAGCTTCAAGAACGAGCTGGACCCCAGGAGCAAGAGCAGCCTGTACGAGAACGAGATGATTTTCGCGCCATACACCGCGGTGCAGCTCCAGCAGATACTGAAGCAGAGGGCCGAGCTCGGGATAAACCCCGGGTGCTTCGACGATTCCGCGGTGAACCTCGCGTCCGCGATAGCGGCCCAGGAGACCGGGGACGCGAGGTACGCGCTCAAGCTTTTCGAGAAGGCCGCGGAAATAGCCGAGTACGGCAACAGGGAGAAAATCACGGACGTGGAGGTGGAAGGGGCGAGGAAGAAGGTGGACATAGACCTCGCCGGGGAGACGATAAACACGCTCCCGGAAAACCACCAGCTGGTGCTCTACGCAATCGCGAGGCTCACCCTCGGCGGAAGCAAATACTCGAAGCTGGAGTTCGAGAACGAGAGCGGCTTCCTCATCTCCGGAGAAGTCTACGAGGAGTACGAGAAGGTCGCGCGCAGCGCAGGGAAGCGGGCGAGGAGCTCGCGCTGGTACAAGGAATACCTGTCGGACCTGGAAACCCTCGGGCTGGTCACGCTCACGCTGAGCGGCAAGGGGATGCGGGGCCACACCACGCTCATAAAGCTAGGCTACGACGCGAAGGACATGATTGGGCTTCTGGGCACGAAGCTCGGCCTCGGTGGCAATGATGGATGA
- the sepF gene encoding cell division protein SepF, which produces MGILDKILGGKSEQPEAANIGDMLEMEGDVVNPPADFYVKRVDLRNDGDADLVVKELAERNIIILNVLPLAKQPNRLKALIGKLKSYTGKVNGDIALLNPETILLTPGKVKIVKSKPKIKP; this is translated from the coding sequence ATGGGAATACTGGACAAAATCTTAGGCGGCAAAAGCGAGCAGCCCGAAGCTGCGAACATCGGGGACATGCTGGAGATGGAGGGAGACGTTGTTAACCCTCCGGCGGACTTTTACGTTAAAAGGGTCGATTTGAGGAACGACGGCGACGCAGACTTGGTCGTGAAGGAGCTGGCCGAAAGGAACATCATAATCCTGAACGTGCTTCCGCTTGCGAAGCAGCCGAACAGGCTCAAGGCCCTGATCGGGAAGCTCAAGTCCTACACCGGAAAGGTGAACGGCGACATAGCGCTTTTGAACCCGGAGACGATTCTGCTCACTCCGGGCAAGGTGAAGATTGTAAAATCAAAGCCGAAAATAAAGCCCTAG
- a CDS encoding leucyl aminopeptidase has translation MKISSGKSDLANYSVFGVGFAFEDDLKVEMAPGAKARYEKMCKAKAFAGKLLQSAWMHEGEKTALVFGLGKKSEFNLEWLRRGAANAYRFAQAGKYAKIEIALPETSKTGSWKREAELAQAVCEGALIASCRMDKYKTKDAEEEKARVEPELVVCGKSEKEIAEGIFIGRIMGEAQNFARELDENPGNTLNPAAFAEEAKRLAKQHGMKVEVLGKSELQKKGMNGILAVGMGSASEPMLVAVEYEGAKSAPLYSIVGKGITFDSGGISLKPARNMHDMKYDKSGACIVLGVLKAAAELKLPVRILGVVPLAENMPSGSAGRPGDIVKMYNGKTVEILNTDAEGRLILADALAYAAERKPAAIIDVATLTGAIVTCLGRHAIGLFSNDAKLAATIRDAGNRTYERVWEFPVWKEYSEMVKGDFADLRNQASETGEGSSITAAAFLKEFVGETKWAHLDIAGVDYVAGKHPLVEKGALGTGTRLIIQSLLELAKK, from the coding sequence ATGAAAATATCCTCAGGAAAGTCGGATTTGGCAAATTACAGCGTGTTCGGAGTCGGTTTTGCTTTCGAAGACGATTTGAAGGTTGAGATGGCGCCCGGGGCCAAAGCCAGATACGAGAAGATGTGCAAGGCAAAGGCTTTCGCAGGGAAGCTCCTCCAGAGCGCCTGGATGCACGAGGGGGAAAAGACCGCCCTTGTTTTCGGGCTGGGGAAAAAGAGCGAATTCAATCTCGAATGGCTTAGGAGGGGGGCCGCGAACGCTTACCGGTTCGCGCAGGCAGGGAAATACGCGAAAATCGAGATTGCGCTGCCTGAAACCTCCAAGACCGGGAGCTGGAAACGCGAGGCCGAGCTGGCGCAGGCAGTCTGCGAGGGGGCGCTCATAGCTTCCTGCCGCATGGACAAATACAAAACAAAGGACGCGGAGGAGGAGAAGGCGCGGGTGGAACCTGAGCTGGTGGTTTGCGGAAAGAGCGAGAAGGAAATCGCAGAGGGCATCTTCATTGGAAGAATAATGGGCGAGGCCCAGAATTTCGCGCGCGAGCTTGACGAGAATCCAGGGAACACGCTCAACCCCGCTGCTTTCGCAGAGGAGGCGAAAAGGCTCGCGAAGCAGCACGGGATGAAAGTGGAGGTTTTGGGAAAAAGCGAACTGCAGAAGAAGGGGATGAATGGGATACTCGCGGTCGGGATGGGGAGCGCGAGCGAGCCCATGCTCGTTGCTGTTGAGTACGAAGGGGCGAAAAGCGCGCCGCTATACTCCATAGTGGGAAAGGGAATCACGTTCGATTCTGGCGGGATTTCGCTCAAGCCCGCGAGGAACATGCATGACATGAAATACGACAAGAGCGGGGCGTGCATAGTGCTCGGCGTGCTTAAGGCGGCGGCCGAGCTCAAGCTTCCTGTGCGCATCCTTGGAGTGGTGCCGCTCGCGGAGAACATGCCCTCTGGAAGCGCGGGCAGGCCCGGGGACATAGTGAAAATGTACAACGGAAAAACCGTGGAGATACTAAACACGGATGCCGAAGGGCGCCTCATACTCGCGGATGCGCTCGCATATGCGGCCGAGAGAAAGCCGGCTGCGATAATAGATGTTGCAACCCTCACCGGAGCCATAGTCACCTGCCTGGGAAGGCATGCGATAGGGCTGTTTTCCAACGACGCGAAGCTTGCGGCAACCATACGGGACGCCGGGAACAGGACTTACGAAAGAGTGTGGGAGTTTCCTGTGTGGAAAGAGTACTCGGAGATGGTCAAGGGGGATTTCGCGGACCTCAGGAACCAGGCCAGCGAAACCGGGGAAGGAAGCAGCATAACCGCGGCCGCGTTCCTGAAGGAGTTCGTAGGGGAAACCAAATGGGCGCACCTGGACATTGCAGGGGTGGACTACGTAGCTGGGAAGCATCCGCTCGTAGAGAAAGGAGCTCTCGGGACCGGCACGAGGCTGATTATACAGAGCCTGCTTGAATTGGCAAAAAAATAG
- a CDS encoding ribonuclease Z, whose product MLRLTFLGTSASIPTVERSLPAISLRGKEHYLWDCGEGAQRQMMRYRVGFGSIKAIFISHLHLDHFLGIYGLIETLRLSSSSVQQLKIFAPKRFEELLINKWDFLEVQEIKPGLLLKDSEASISAFRVVHSKESFGFIYAEHEKIKFHEAKAHGLGLRGAMFKEIQEKGHVKIGGKKILLEDVSWKKPGLKVVYSGDCVSCKSTINAAKGADLLIHEATFGSGFEKEAIERNHSTAKQAAQLAKEAGAKKLILTHLSGRYKDAKSLLDEAQKIFPNTSIAEDGLNIELR is encoded by the coding sequence ATGTTGCGTCTCACATTCCTAGGAACAAGCGCTTCTATTCCCACTGTGGAAAGGAGCCTGCCAGCCATATCTCTTAGGGGAAAGGAGCACTACCTTTGGGACTGCGGGGAAGGCGCGCAAAGGCAGATGATGCGATACAGGGTTGGTTTTGGCAGCATCAAGGCAATCTTCATATCCCATTTGCATCTGGACCATTTCCTTGGGATATACGGGCTGATAGAAACCCTGCGATTATCGTCCTCATCAGTCCAGCAGCTGAAGATATTCGCGCCAAAGCGCTTTGAGGAGCTCTTGATAAACAAATGGGATTTCCTAGAAGTGCAGGAGATCAAGCCAGGCCTGCTCCTGAAGGATTCTGAGGCCTCGATTTCAGCTTTCCGCGTCGTTCATTCCAAAGAAAGCTTCGGCTTCATTTACGCCGAGCACGAGAAGATCAAATTCCATGAGGCAAAAGCGCATGGCCTTGGGCTGAGAGGAGCAATGTTCAAGGAGATTCAGGAAAAAGGACATGTGAAAATCGGGGGGAAGAAGATCCTGCTCGAAGACGTATCCTGGAAGAAGCCGGGCCTCAAAGTCGTATATTCAGGGGACTGTGTTTCATGCAAAAGCACGATTAATGCCGCTAAAGGAGCTGATCTGCTCATACATGAAGCCACCTTCGGAAGCGGGTTCGAGAAAGAGGCAATAGAGCGGAACCATAGCACAGCCAAGCAGGCCGCGCAGCTTGCCAAGGAAGCAGGCGCCAAAAAGCTCATTCTCACTCATCTGAGCGGGCGCTACAAAGATGCAAAATCACTCCTGGATGAAGCCCAAAAAATATTTCCAAACACTTCTATTGCAGAAGACGGATTGAACATCGAATTGAGATAG